Proteins encoded within one genomic window of Nordella sp. HKS 07:
- a CDS encoding AEC family transporter: MTDAFIVLLPVFIVIVIGAVLRRTNLMGDAHWAGVDHVCYFVLFPAIIFKEIAAADFSRIPVWHMAASMVLALMTMFALLLVLRKSLSAALGINGAQFSALFQGATRWHTFIAFAIVPLFFGDGALALAAVSAATMTPLLNVVCVIVLSVYASNGGESPSAGRLAFVVLRNPFFLSSMGGVLFQLSGLSLPALGVQVLDMIGRGALGLALLTVGAGLRFGEAASAKMTVALATALKLLLMPVLMAVALKLFGVTGTPAAVAVLCSAVPTGSGAYVLARQMGGDAPLVANILTFQVICAAVSIPLVLAFLA, encoded by the coding sequence ATGACCGACGCCTTTATCGTTCTCCTGCCCGTCTTCATCGTCATCGTGATCGGCGCCGTGCTGAGGCGCACCAATCTCATGGGCGATGCGCATTGGGCGGGCGTCGACCATGTGTGCTATTTCGTCCTTTTCCCGGCGATCATCTTCAAGGAGATCGCCGCGGCCGACTTCTCCCGGATACCGGTCTGGCACATGGCGGCGTCGATGGTGCTGGCGCTCATGACGATGTTCGCCCTGCTTCTGGTTCTCAGGAAATCCCTCTCCGCCGCGCTCGGCATCAATGGCGCGCAGTTCTCCGCCCTGTTCCAGGGCGCCACGCGCTGGCACACCTTCATCGCCTTCGCCATCGTGCCCTTGTTCTTCGGCGACGGCGCGCTGGCTCTGGCGGCGGTGAGTGCCGCCACCATGACGCCGCTTCTCAATGTCGTCTGTGTGATTGTCCTGTCGGTCTATGCCAGTAATGGCGGCGAGAGCCCTTCGGCGGGCAGGCTGGCGTTTGTCGTCCTGCGCAACCCGTTCTTCCTGTCCTCCATGGGCGGCGTGCTGTTCCAGCTCTCCGGCCTGTCGCTGCCCGCCCTTGGCGTCCAGGTGCTCGACATGATCGGGCGCGGTGCGCTCGGCCTGGCGCTGCTCACCGTCGGCGCCGGGCTGCGTTTCGGCGAGGCAGCGTCGGCAAAAATGACGGTAGCACTTGCCACCGCGCTCAAGCTGCTGTTGATGCCGGTGCTGATGGCCGTTGCGCTGAAACTGTTCGGCGTCACCGGAACGCCCGCCGCCGTGGCTGTGCTGTGCTCGGCGGTGCCGACAGGCTCCGGCGCCTATGTGCTCGCCCGCCAGATGGGCGGCGACGCGCCGCTCGTCGCCAACATACTCACCTTCCAGGTAATCTGCGCCGCGGTGAGCATTCCGCTGGTGCTCGCCTTCCTGGCATGA
- a CDS encoding AEC family transporter produces the protein MTAAFESLLPVFLLLGLGYVLRWREIVPLDLWRGIELLGYWVFFPALLAQTLISSDIQTLPLAGITFTMLASFATMAGGLLLLRGPILAGLGITAPAFSSLFQNTTRWNGFIALPILAKLHGELGVALVAVVLAVLVPVANFAAVYVVAQNAGTQPMPLRQLLYVIFRNPFIWATTLGLLINLSGIPIYAPVLSTLTMLGGAAIACGLLMVGAGLRVEEIRRPSPTVWLGTLLKLLGMPLVVTLWSFVFGIDGVAFLACLVCAAVPTAMSAYVLARQMGGDAPLVATTVTLQTALSFITIPLLIWLAQNLK, from the coding sequence ATGACGGCCGCCTTTGAAAGCCTGCTGCCGGTCTTCCTGCTTCTCGGCCTCGGCTATGTGCTGCGCTGGCGCGAGATCGTCCCTCTCGATCTGTGGCGTGGCATCGAGCTCCTGGGCTATTGGGTGTTCTTCCCGGCCCTCCTGGCGCAGACACTGATCTCGTCCGATATCCAGACCCTGCCGCTCGCCGGCATCACCTTCACCATGCTGGCGAGCTTCGCCACCATGGCGGGTGGCCTGTTGCTCCTGCGCGGTCCCATCCTTGCCGGCCTCGGCATCACGGCGCCCGCCTTCAGCTCGCTTTTTCAGAACACGACGCGCTGGAATGGCTTCATCGCCCTTCCCATCCTCGCCAAGCTCCATGGCGAGCTCGGTGTCGCATTGGTCGCGGTGGTGCTCGCCGTGCTGGTGCCGGTCGCCAACTTTGCCGCCGTCTATGTCGTGGCCCAGAATGCCGGCACCCAGCCGATGCCCCTGCGCCAGCTCCTCTATGTGATTTTCCGCAATCCGTTCATCTGGGCGACCACGCTCGGACTTCTGATCAATCTTTCCGGAATCCCCATCTATGCGCCGGTGCTGAGTACGCTGACCATGCTCGGCGGCGCCGCCATCGCCTGCGGTCTGCTGATGGTGGGGGCCGGCCTCAGGGTCGAGGAAATCAGGCGCCCCTCGCCCACAGTGTGGCTCGGCACCTTGCTCAAGCTCCTCGGCATGCCGCTCGTCGTCACGCTGTGGAGTTTCGTTTTTGGCATCGATGGCGTCGCCTTCCTCGCCTGCCTCGTCTGCGCCGCCGTTCCCACAGCCATGAGCGCCTATGTGCTCGCCCGCCAGATGGGCGGCGACGCCCCGCTTGTGGCGACGACGGTGACGCTGCAGACTGCGCTCTCCTTCATCACCATCCCGCTCCTCATCTGGCTGGCCCAGAATCTCAAATGA
- the ruvX gene encoding Holliday junction resolvase RuvX: MIIDSFADAISGLAPNVPVLGLDLGSKTIGVAVSDITRRIASPIATIARKKFTEDARLLLAIAEERKAGLVVLGLPLNMDGSEGPRVQSTRAFARNLEKLTPIAITYWDERLSTAAVERMLIGADTSRARRAEVIDKLAAVYILQSALDTLKTTG; encoded by the coding sequence ATGATTATCGACTCTTTCGCCGACGCCATCTCCGGGCTGGCCCCCAACGTGCCAGTGCTCGGCCTCGATCTCGGCTCCAAGACGATCGGCGTCGCCGTCAGCGACATCACCCGCCGGATCGCCTCGCCGATCGCTACCATCGCGCGCAAGAAATTCACCGAGGACGCCCGCCTTCTCCTCGCCATCGCCGAGGAGCGGAAGGCCGGACTCGTCGTGCTCGGCCTGCCGCTCAACATGGATGGCAGCGAAGGTCCACGGGTGCAATCGACCCGCGCCTTCGCGCGCAACCTCGAAAAGCTGACCCCGATAGCCATCACCTATTGGGACGAGCGGCTCTCCACCGCCGCTGTCGAGCGCATGCTGATCGGCGCCGATACCAGCCGGGCGAGGCGCGCTGAAGTCATCGACAAGCTCGCCGCCGTCTATATCCTGCAATCCGCCCTCGATACGCTCAAGACCACCGGATGA
- a CDS encoding metal-dependent hydrolase, with protein sequence MKITYFGHSAFRIETGKAVIMLDPFLTRNPLFTGDAKAAAAGATHVLLTHGHDDHTGDTLDICKTTGATLVANFEVAMYFAAKGVANYSPGNHGGRIAFDDFDVVFTNAWHSSSHVENGMPIYLGNPSGFVILPKKEKGRRLYVSGDTGLTYDMQLVHELYKPEIGIVCIGDRFTMGPDQAAYACRKFFKFKTVIPCHFATFEGFLIPDAKPFVKAMGPKARTVKVMKSGDTVTL encoded by the coding sequence ATGAAGATCACCTATTTCGGCCATTCGGCCTTTCGCATCGAGACCGGCAAGGCGGTCATCATGCTCGACCCTTTCCTCACCCGCAATCCGTTGTTCACGGGCGATGCCAAGGCCGCCGCCGCAGGTGCCACCCACGTGCTCCTGACTCATGGCCATGACGATCATACGGGCGATACGCTTGATATCTGCAAGACGACCGGCGCCACGCTTGTCGCCAATTTCGAGGTCGCGATGTATTTTGCCGCCAAGGGTGTCGCCAACTATTCCCCCGGCAATCACGGCGGCCGCATCGCCTTCGACGATTTCGATGTCGTCTTCACCAATGCCTGGCATTCCTCCTCGCATGTCGAGAACGGCATGCCCATCTATCTCGGCAACCCATCCGGCTTCGTCATCCTGCCCAAGAAGGAGAAGGGGCGCCGCCTCTATGTGTCGGGCGATACCGGCCTCACCTATGACATGCAGCTCGTCCACGAGCTCTACAAGCCCGAGATCGGTATCGTCTGCATCGGTGACCGCTTCACCATGGGCCCGGATCAGGCGGCCTATGCCTGCCGCAAGTTCTTCAAGTTCAAGACGGTTATCCCTTGCCACTTCGCCACTTTCGAGGGCTTCCTCATCCCCGATGCGAAGCCCTTCGTCAAGGCGATGGGACCCAAGGCCCGGACCGTCAAAGTCATGAAATCCGGCGACACGGTGACACTCTAA
- a CDS encoding GMC family oxidoreductase — MPILVLAEDLPEAHNRVSLTGTMERDGLPGVKIDYRISERAQKSLDFGLARAEEVLMAAGAYRTVRVSPAPLTGWHLLGTARMGEDKRTSVTDARGRCHAVPNILVADGSLFPTVGAANPASTIGAVALKLADEFAEDIA, encoded by the coding sequence ATGCCGATCCTGGTGCTCGCCGAGGATCTCCCGGAAGCGCATAACCGCGTCAGCCTCACCGGCACGATGGAGCGCGACGGATTACCAGGCGTGAAGATCGACTACCGGATCTCGGAGCGCGCCCAGAAGAGCCTCGATTTTGGTCTTGCCCGCGCCGAGGAAGTGCTGATGGCTGCCGGCGCCTATCGTACCGTGCGCGTCTCGCCCGCCCCCCTGACCGGCTGGCACCTGCTCGGCACGGCGCGCATGGGCGAAGATAAGCGGACTTCCGTCACCGATGCGCGCGGCCGCTGCCATGCCGTGCCCAATATCCTTGTCGCCGATGGCAGCCTGTTTCCAACGGTCGGCGCCGCCAATCCCGCCTCCACCATCGGCGCCGTGGCGCTCAAGCTCGCTGATGAATTCGCCGAGGATATCGCATGA
- a CDS encoding GMC family oxidoreductase N-terminal domain-containing protein: MIIGSGCGGAAFAWQLKRRSPHLKIVCLERGGWPDPLRMPAKTMRWQRAIMEDWASNPNLRLRAGGYRGSNDYPVDEENSVFKPLMWNGVGGSTVAWAAHFPRLHPSDFRVRSLDGVADDWPFDYFDLEPWYDLNDEIMGVAGLDGDPAYPPKSRRAMPPLSFGTVANRAARAFSDLGWHWWPVDAAINSIPHDGRDACNHCGPCLIGCIPKAKASVDLTYWPKAIQLGVELRTIAMARQIEIEAGRATGVVYADRADEEHFLPAQAVVMAGNGIGTARLLLASGVESPALGRNLMFHPAAYVRGIFKDRLDGPVGPVGCSIYSHEFYETDRARGFERGVHLQLSRENAPLVQASRLSPFGVLSRRLSCARNSSIRCRSWCSPRISRKRITASASPARWSATDYQA; encoded by the coding sequence GTGATCATCGGTTCTGGCTGCGGCGGGGCGGCATTCGCCTGGCAGCTCAAGCGCCGGTCCCCGCATCTCAAGATCGTCTGTCTCGAGCGCGGCGGTTGGCCCGATCCGCTCCGGATGCCGGCCAAGACCATGCGCTGGCAGCGCGCAATCATGGAGGACTGGGCCTCCAATCCCAATCTGCGCCTCAGAGCGGGCGGCTATCGTGGCTCCAACGACTATCCCGTCGATGAGGAAAACTCCGTATTCAAGCCGCTGATGTGGAACGGCGTCGGCGGCTCGACGGTCGCCTGGGCGGCGCATTTTCCACGCCTCCACCCCTCCGATTTCCGCGTCCGCAGCCTCGACGGCGTGGCCGACGACTGGCCCTTCGACTATTTCGATCTCGAGCCCTGGTACGATCTCAATGACGAGATCATGGGCGTGGCAGGCCTCGATGGCGATCCGGCCTATCCACCGAAGAGCCGGCGTGCCATGCCGCCTCTCTCTTTCGGGACCGTGGCCAATCGCGCGGCGCGCGCCTTCAGCGATCTCGGCTGGCACTGGTGGCCGGTCGACGCGGCGATCAACTCCATCCCGCATGACGGGCGCGATGCCTGCAACCATTGCGGGCCATGCCTCATCGGCTGCATTCCCAAGGCCAAGGCCTCGGTCGATCTCACCTATTGGCCGAAGGCGATCCAGCTCGGCGTCGAGCTCAGAACCATCGCGATGGCCCGGCAGATCGAGATCGAGGCGGGCCGCGCCACCGGCGTCGTCTATGCCGACCGCGCCGATGAGGAGCATTTCCTGCCCGCGCAAGCCGTCGTCATGGCCGGCAATGGCATCGGCACCGCACGGCTGCTCCTCGCTTCGGGTGTGGAGAGTCCGGCGCTCGGCCGCAATCTCATGTTTCATCCCGCCGCCTATGTGCGCGGCATCTTCAAGGATCGCCTCGACGGGCCTGTCGGCCCGGTCGGCTGCTCCATCTATTCGCATGAATTCTACGAGACCGACCGCGCCCGCGGCTTCGAGCGTGGCGTTCATTTGCAGCTGTCACGCGAGAACGCGCCCCTCGTCCAGGCCTCCCGGCTGTCCCCCTTTGGGGTCCTGAGCCGCAGGCTCAGTTGCGCGAGGAATTCCTCCATACGATGCCGATCCTGGTGCTCGCCGAGGATCTCCCGGAAGCGCATAACCGCGTCAGCCTCACCGGCACGATGGAGCGCGACGGATTACCAGGCGTGA
- a CDS encoding GNAT family N-acetyltransferase, translating to MSDRKRPVGPVVDPVPPGLAPDQRPLFGRWTRLEPVVAALHGRDLYESFATSDPDGAIWTYMGYGPFADFATFEAWLAKQEESRDPWFYAFIRRDTGKAAGMGAFMRLDKANGVIEIGHIWMAPALQRTREATEAIFLMMRHCFDDLGVRRLEWKCHSMNAPSRKAAERFGFTYEGIFRQHLIVKGRNRDTAWYAMIDKEWPAMAARFQAWLHDENFDAQGRQKSPLGG from the coding sequence ATGTCAGACCGCAAACGACCTGTCGGCCCTGTTGTTGATCCCGTGCCACCGGGACTGGCCCCCGATCAGCGCCCGCTGTTCGGCCGCTGGACTAGGCTCGAGCCGGTCGTCGCCGCCCTACATGGCCGAGACCTCTACGAATCCTTCGCCACGAGCGATCCGGACGGGGCCATCTGGACCTATATGGGATATGGGCCGTTCGCCGATTTCGCGACCTTCGAGGCCTGGCTCGCGAAGCAGGAGGAGAGCCGCGACCCATGGTTCTACGCCTTCATTCGCCGTGACACCGGCAAGGCCGCCGGCATGGGCGCTTTCATGCGGCTCGATAAGGCGAATGGCGTGATCGAGATCGGCCATATCTGGATGGCGCCCGCCTTGCAGCGCACCCGCGAGGCGACGGAAGCCATTTTCCTCATGATGCGTCACTGTTTCGACGATCTGGGCGTACGCCGTCTCGAATGGAAATGTCATTCCATGAATGCGCCGTCCCGCAAGGCGGCCGAGCGCTTCGGCTTCACCTATGAGGGCATTTTCCGCCAGCATCTGATCGTCAAGGGCCGCAACCGCGACACGGCCTGGTATGCGATGATCGACAAGGAGTGGCCGGCCATGGCGGCCAGATTCCAAGCCTGGCTCCATGATGAGAATTTCGATGCGCAAGGGCGGCAGAAGAGCCCGCTAGGCGGCTGA
- the gatC gene encoding Asp-tRNA(Asn)/Glu-tRNA(Gln) amidotransferase subunit GatC, translating into MSVDQKTVRRIAHLARIKVSEEDVPRLEGELNSILHWIEQLNEVDVAGVEPLTSVVAMKMKKRQDVVTDGHYAKQVTQNAPAAEDEFFMVPKVVE; encoded by the coding sequence ATGTCGGTCGATCAGAAAACCGTGCGGCGTATCGCGCATCTGGCGCGCATCAAGGTGAGCGAGGAGGATGTGCCGCGCCTCGAAGGCGAGCTCAATTCGATCCTGCATTGGATCGAACAGCTGAACGAGGTTGACGTCGCGGGCGTCGAGCCTTTGACCTCCGTCGTCGCCATGAAGATGAAAAAGCGCCAGGACGTGGTGACCGACGGCCATTATGCCAAGCAAGTGACGCAAAATGCCCCCGCGGCCGAAGACGAGTTCTTCATGGTTCCGAAAGTGGTGGAATAA
- the gatA gene encoding Asp-tRNA(Asn)/Glu-tRNA(Gln) amidotransferase subunit GatA, with the protein MTNLTSLTISAARDGLKKKSFSARELTDAYLDAMAKARVLNAYVVETPDQARAMAAASDARIAKGEAGTLEGIPLGIKDLFATKGVHTQAASHVLDGFKPTYESTVTTNLWRDGAVMLGKLNMDEFAMGSSNETSYYGNVINPWRRKNSNAALVPGGSSGGSASAVAAHICAGATATDTGGSIRQPAAFTGTVGIKPTYGRCSRWGVVAFASSLDQAGPIARDVRDAAILLKSMASVDAKDTTSVDHPVPDYEAVIGKPIKGLRVGIPKEYRVDGTPAEIDALWDRGARWLKEQGAEIVEISLPHTKYALPAYYIVAPAEASSNLARYDGVRYGLRVPGDDILSMYENTRAKGFGREVQRRVMIGTYVLSAGYYDAYYVRAQKVRTLIKQDFDKAWDKVDVVLTPATPSPAFAPGEITDPVQMYLNDIFTVTVNMAGLPGISVPGGLSEQGLPMGLQLIGKPFDEKTLFQVGHAIEEAAGKFEAPKWW; encoded by the coding sequence ATGACCAATCTTACCTCCCTGACCATTTCCGCCGCCCGTGACGGCCTGAAGAAGAAGTCCTTCTCGGCGCGCGAATTGACCGATGCGTATCTCGACGCGATGGCCAAGGCGCGCGTCCTCAACGCCTATGTCGTCGAAACGCCGGATCAGGCGCGCGCCATGGCGGCTGCTTCCGACGCCCGGATCGCCAAGGGTGAGGCGGGGACCCTCGAAGGCATACCGCTCGGCATCAAGGATCTCTTCGCCACCAAAGGCGTCCATACCCAGGCGGCGAGCCATGTGCTCGACGGCTTCAAGCCGACTTATGAATCGACCGTCACCACCAATCTGTGGCGCGACGGCGCCGTGATGCTGGGCAAGCTGAACATGGACGAGTTCGCCATGGGCTCGTCGAACGAGACGAGCTACTACGGCAATGTGATCAACCCCTGGCGCCGCAAGAATTCCAATGCGGCTCTGGTGCCGGGCGGATCGTCCGGCGGCTCCGCTTCGGCGGTTGCCGCGCATATCTGCGCCGGCGCCACCGCCACCGATACCGGCGGCTCGATCCGTCAGCCCGCCGCTTTCACCGGCACCGTCGGCATCAAGCCGACCTATGGCCGCTGCTCGCGCTGGGGCGTCGTTGCTTTCGCCTCGTCGCTCGACCAGGCGGGACCCATCGCACGCGATGTGCGCGACGCGGCGATCCTGCTCAAGTCCATGGCGAGCGTCGATGCCAAGGACACGACGTCGGTCGACCATCCGGTTCCGGATTACGAGGCCGTCATCGGCAAGCCGATCAAGGGACTGCGTGTCGGCATCCCGAAGGAATACCGCGTCGACGGCACGCCGGCCGAGATTGATGCTTTGTGGGACAGAGGCGCCAGGTGGCTGAAAGAGCAGGGCGCCGAGATCGTCGAGATCTCGTTGCCGCACACCAAATACGCACTGCCGGCCTATTACATCGTGGCGCCGGCGGAAGCCTCGTCCAATCTCGCCCGCTATGACGGCGTGCGCTATGGCCTGCGCGTGCCGGGCGACGACATCCTGTCGATGTATGAGAATACCCGCGCCAAGGGCTTCGGCCGCGAAGTGCAGCGCCGCGTGATGATCGGCACCTATGTGCTCTCGGCCGGCTACTACGATGCCTATTATGTGCGCGCCCAGAAAGTCCGTACCTTGATCAAGCAGGACTTCGACAAAGCCTGGGACAAGGTGGACGTGGTGCTCACCCCGGCGACGCCGAGCCCGGCCTTCGCGCCCGGCGAGATCACCGATCCGGTGCAGATGTATCTGAATGATATCTTCACCGTGACGGTGAACATGGCGGGCTTGCCGGGCATCTCGGTGCCGGGCGGCCTGTCGGAGCAGGGACTTCCCATGGGGCTGCAGCTCATCGGCAAGCCCTTCGACGAAAAGACGTTGTTCCAGGTCGGCCATGCCATCGAGGAAGCGGCCGGAAAGTTCGAAGCGCCGAAATGGTGGTGA
- a CDS encoding polysaccharide deacetylase family protein: MKMAFTLDDLPLWPMSYPPPGYSAAGIVEDIKAALDRHKIKGVYAFANSWSLIKHPEFSAIMDGWVADGHHVANHTHSHIELNDVSAETYMEDIDLGERCLMPWLATAPKRYFRHPLCYWGDTEEKRDTLRNFLAAQNYETAEVTSWLYEWRWNRAYLNCREQGYHEGTALVRRTFLEFSLAQLRYDNLSARRWFGREITGITLGHTLPFFADIADELFGQLINEGVEFVPLEEAMADPAYAAVASVPSGKFLVYQQKLAEAAGRPIAMIEPDYLALFETITHMGAGRSG, from the coding sequence ATGAAGATGGCCTTCACGCTTGATGACCTGCCCCTCTGGCCTATGTCCTATCCCCCGCCGGGCTATTCTGCCGCCGGAATAGTCGAGGACATCAAGGCGGCGCTCGACCGTCACAAGATCAAAGGCGTATATGCCTTCGCCAACTCATGGTCCCTCATCAAGCACCCGGAATTCAGCGCGATTATGGATGGCTGGGTTGCCGACGGCCATCACGTCGCGAACCATACGCACAGTCACATCGAACTGAACGACGTCTCCGCTGAAACCTATATGGAGGACATCGATTTGGGAGAACGCTGCCTGATGCCATGGCTGGCAACGGCGCCGAAACGCTATTTCCGGCACCCACTATGTTACTGGGGTGACACAGAGGAAAAGCGCGATACGCTGCGCAACTTTCTCGCCGCGCAGAACTACGAGACGGCAGAGGTCACGAGCTGGCTTTACGAGTGGCGCTGGAACCGGGCCTATCTCAACTGCCGCGAGCAGGGCTATCATGAGGGAACGGCTCTTGTCCGGCGGACATTTCTGGAGTTTTCGCTGGCGCAGCTGCGCTATGACAATCTGAGCGCGCGCCGGTGGTTTGGACGGGAAATCACAGGCATCACGCTCGGACACACCTTGCCGTTTTTCGCCGATATCGCCGATGAGCTGTTCGGTCAGTTGATCAACGAGGGCGTGGAGTTTGTGCCGCTCGAGGAGGCAATGGCCGATCCGGCCTATGCAGCTGTGGCGAGCGTGCCGTCCGGCAAGTTCCTGGTCTATCAGCAGAAGCTGGCGGAAGCCGCGGGAAGACCCATCGCGATGATCGAGCCCGATTATCTCGCGCTATTCGAGACGATCACGCATATGGGGGCCGGCCGGAGCGGATAG
- the lexA gene encoding transcriptional repressor LexA yields MLTRKQLELLLFINERLKEDGVSPSFEEMKEALNLQSKSGIHRLILALEERGFLRRMPNRARALEVMKLPDAHSPSLLTAKRPGFSPNVIEGNLGKVKPIPHAGSGAPRAAIVPVMGRIAAGVPISAIQDHSHNITVPPEMLGSGEHFALEVKGDSMINAGIFDGDTVLIRKGDSATNGDIVVALVDNEEATLKRIRKKGDSIALEAANPAYETRIFGPDRVNVQGRLVGLIRKY; encoded by the coding sequence ATGCTGACACGCAAACAACTGGAACTTCTCCTTTTCATCAACGAGCGGCTTAAGGAAGACGGCGTGTCCCCCTCTTTCGAGGAGATGAAGGAAGCGCTGAACCTGCAGTCCAAATCCGGCATCCACCGGCTGATCCTCGCGCTCGAGGAGCGCGGCTTTCTCCGCCGCATGCCCAACCGGGCGCGGGCGCTCGAAGTCATGAAACTGCCGGACGCCCACAGCCCCAGCCTCTTGACAGCCAAACGGCCGGGCTTCAGTCCCAATGTCATCGAAGGCAATCTCGGCAAGGTGAAGCCGATCCCGCATGCCGGCAGTGGCGCGCCGCGGGCGGCCATTGTGCCGGTGATGGGCCGGATCGCCGCCGGCGTCCCCATCTCGGCCATCCAGGATCACTCGCACAATATCACCGTGCCTCCCGAAATGCTGGGCTCGGGCGAGCACTTCGCGCTCGAGGTCAAGGGCGACTCGATGATCAATGCCGGCATCTTCGACGGTGACACGGTGCTCATCCGCAAGGGCGACAGCGCCACCAATGGCGACATCGTCGTGGCGCTCGTCGACAATGAGGAAGCGACGCTGAAGCGGATCCGCAAGAAGGGCGATTCGATTGCGCTCGAAGCCGCCAATCCGGCTTACGAGACGCGTATCTTCGGCCCCGATCGCGTGAATGTGCAGGGCCGCCTCGTCGGACTCATCCGCAAATATTGA
- the glp gene encoding gephyrin-like molybdotransferase Glp, protein MALMPVGEAKDRILKGARALSRETVRLHECAGRVLAADIKARRDQPPFPASAMDGYAVRFADVTAVPARLAVIGAAPAGHGFAGTVKSGQAVRIFTGAPVPKGADTVVIQESTEAANDHVDITVAAKFEGQHIRRKGLDFARGQDVLRRGTLLGAREIGLAAAMNWPELPVTKRPRVAIFTTGDELVSPGNMPRADQIVSSNSFALVAFVRRYGGDAIDLGIVPDNIKAISRAVRKAAGADILLTTGGASVGDHDLVQAALKAEGIELDFWKIALRPGKPLMFARKGRQRILGLPGNPVSAFVCARIFLKPLLLTLLGLPPTDDIVKARLGCDLPANDLRQDYLRARVARRSDGAYEATPLAVQDSSMQRALTEAQGLIVRPPFAPAASSGDLIDLLPLDF, encoded by the coding sequence ATGGCGCTCATGCCGGTCGGCGAGGCCAAGGACCGCATCCTGAAAGGCGCCAGGGCGCTGTCGCGCGAGACTGTCCGGTTGCATGAATGCGCCGGCCGGGTGCTCGCCGCCGATATCAAGGCCAGGCGCGACCAGCCCCCCTTCCCGGCTTCCGCTATGGACGGCTATGCGGTGCGCTTTGCCGATGTCACCGCCGTTCCTGCCCGGCTCGCGGTGATCGGCGCCGCCCCGGCCGGTCACGGCTTCGCGGGCACGGTCAAGTCCGGCCAGGCGGTGCGGATTTTCACTGGGGCGCCGGTGCCCAAGGGCGCCGACACGGTGGTCATCCAGGAGAGTACCGAAGCCGCAAATGACCATGTCGACATCACCGTGGCCGCCAAATTCGAGGGCCAGCATATAAGGCGCAAGGGCCTAGACTTTGCCAGGGGCCAGGACGTGCTCCGCAGAGGGACCCTTCTCGGGGCCCGCGAGATCGGACTGGCCGCAGCAATGAACTGGCCCGAGCTTCCGGTCACGAAGCGGCCGAGGGTCGCAATTTTCACGACCGGCGATGAACTGGTTTCCCCCGGCAACATGCCCAGGGCCGACCAGATCGTTTCCTCGAACAGCTTCGCTCTCGTGGCCTTTGTTCGCCGCTATGGCGGCGATGCGATCGACCTGGGCATCGTCCCGGACAATATCAAAGCCATTTCCAGGGCCGTCCGGAAGGCGGCCGGCGCAGATATCCTTCTGACGACCGGTGGCGCCTCGGTCGGGGATCACGACCTTGTACAGGCTGCCCTCAAGGCAGAGGGAATAGAGCTCGATTTCTGGAAAATCGCGCTCCGGCCCGGGAAACCGCTCATGTTCGCCCGCAAGGGCCGGCAACGGATTCTGGGCCTGCCGGGCAATCCCGTCTCAGCGTTCGTCTGCGCGCGGATTTTCCTCAAACCGCTGCTTCTCACCCTGCTCGGTCTTCCGCCGACCGACGACATCGTCAAGGCCCGGCTTGGATGCGATCTGCCGGCCAATGATCTGAGACAGGATTATCTTCGCGCCCGGGTCGCGCGCCGCAGCGATGGCGCTTACGAAGCCACCCCCCTGGCGGTTCAGGACTCGTCGATGCAGCGCGCCCTCACCGAGGCGCAGGGCCTCATCGTCCGGCCGCCTTTCGCCCCGGCCGCGTCCTCAGGCGACCTTATCGACCTGTTGCCGCTCGATTTTTGA
- the moaC gene encoding cyclic pyranopterin monophosphate synthase MoaC: MSKLTHLDDKGHARMVDVSAKDVTTRLATARGRIAMNAETLAMITEGRTKKGDVLAAARIAGIMAAKKTHELIPLCHPLLISGVTVDFTPDAKASAIEVEATVKVEGKTGVEMEALTAVSVACLTIYDMCKSADRAMRIGDIRLIEKSGGKSGHFTGD, encoded by the coding sequence ATGAGCAAGCTCACCCATCTCGACGACAAGGGCCACGCCCGCATGGTCGACGTCTCGGCCAAGGACGTGACGACGCGCCTCGCCACCGCGCGCGGCCGCATCGCCATGAATGCCGAGACATTGGCGATGATCACCGAAGGCCGCACCAAGAAGGGCGATGTGCTGGCGGCGGCGCGCATCGCCGGCATCATGGCGGCCAAGAAGACCCACGAGCTCATCCCGCTCTGCCATCCGCTGCTGATTTCGGGCGTCACGGTCGATTTCACGCCCGACGCCAAGGCTTCGGCCATCGAGGTCGAGGCCACCGTCAAGGTCGAGGGCAAGACCGGGGTCGAGATGGAGGCGCTCACCGCCGTGTCGGTCGCCTGCCTCACCATCTACGACATGTGCAAATCGGCCGACCGCGCCATGCGCATCGGCGATATCCGCCTCATCGAGAAGTCCGGCGGCAAGTCCGGCCATTTCACCGGAGACTGA